The sequence below is a genomic window from Eubalaena glacialis isolate mEubGla1 chromosome 13, mEubGla1.1.hap2.+ XY, whole genome shotgun sequence.
TCCACTGTGATTCGGGCTACCAGCTGCAGGGTGAGGAGACCCTCATCTGCCTCAATGGTACCCGGCCAGCCTGGAGCAGTGAACCCCCCAGCTGCATGGGTGAGTCTCTACCACAATAGGTGTGGTTTTCTGTCCTGGGAGCCCCAGTGGAGGGTCCTACCTTGGGGGTCTCTATCTTTGGGAACACCCATCTTGAAGGGGTTTTTACCCTGAAGAGTCCCTATCCTGGGGTCTCCATTTGGAGCTCTTCACCCTGAGGGTCTCAATCCTTGGAGTCTCCATCCTTGGGGGGTCTCTCCATCTGGGGAAGTGCCACCTCGGGGggggttcccttttttttttttttttttggctgtgccacatggcttgtgggattttagttccccaaccagggatcaaacctgtgccccctgcagtggaagcgcagagtcctaaccaatagaccaccagggaattcctggaggGTTCCCATTTGGGGAGTCACCGTTCTGGAGGTCCCTTGCTTTTGGAGACTCCTCATCCTAGAGGAAACCATTCTTGGGGTCTATATCTGGGGGTGTCTATCCTGGAGAGTCTTCATTCTGGGATCCTATCCTGAGTATTTTCCATCTGAGAGCTTCAGTTTGGGGGACTTCCCCATAACTCCCCACCTCAGGGTGTCCACGTCTGGGGAGTCTTCATTTTGATGGAATCTCcatcctgggggggggggtgtccatCCTAGGGTTTTTCTATTCCAAGGCTGGTTCCTCACCTGGTAGTGGCCTGAAAAAAGTCCTGGGGGTGAGCCTGTAGGGCAGAGGTCATCCCAAGGCCAGGTCCCAGGCAAAGGTGTGGGTGCAATAGCTCTGCAGATGGGAAAAGGACAAGTCACCTTAACCTGCCCCCCTGCACCGTCCACAGCATCCTGTGGTGGCACCATCCACAATGCTACACTTGGCCGCATCGTGTCCCCTGAGCCTGGGGGAGCTGCAGGGCCCAACCTCACCTGCCGTTGGGTCATCGAAGCAGCTGAGGGACGCCGGCTGCACCTGCACTTTGAGAGAGTCTCCCTGGATGAGGACAATGACCGGTGAGGGTCTGGGCCTTGCGTCAGAGGTCCTCACTTCAAGGAAATAGGGAGGCTGCAGTAGACAGTCAGACAGACGGGGGGGAATCCCAGTTGGGATCTATGTCAAATGCAGGTTAGTCCTTCCCCTTTCTTAGGCAGTATAGCTGTGCAAACTgagacaaatcacttaacctctctgtgcttcagttttctcatctgtagatggaGATAATAGTACCCCCCTCTTAAGGTTTCTGTGAAGACAAATGCATTAAgatatgtaaagtgcttggaatggtgcctagcacacagtaagcactataAATGTGTTTGccatcattgtcatcattattCTCACTCTTTATCTAACAAACTGGTATCCCAGCTCTGACATTAGTTGCTATGTGTAGCTGGACAGGTTACTTactctttctgtgcctcaattttctcatctataaaatgagggataATAGCAGTATCTAACTCAAGGGatcttgtgagaattaagtgagataaacTGTGTAAAATCTTAGAAAAGTACATGGCATATAGTTAATGTTTGAAAATAATAGCTACGAAATTAGGTTAGGAGAGCAGGCAAGAGGTGAGGCAGCTTCTGAGGCGAAGCTGAGCTCCTGGCCACCTCTGTCCATCCCAGGTTGATGGTGCGCTCAGGGGGCAGTCCCCTATCCCCGGTGATCTATGACTCGGACATGGATGATGTCCCAGAGCGGGGTCTCATCAGTGATGCCCAGTCCCTCTATGTGGAGCTGCTTTCAGAGACACCTGCCAATCCCCTGCTGCTAAGCCTCCGATTTGAAGGTAACTGCCCTTCCCCCGGGGCCCCAACTGCCGCACCTTCCCCTCTTCCTGACGCCCAGGCATGGTCACAAGCACATAATCCATCTCTGCTTATCTCCACGTTTGGATTCCTGAAAACTGACTTGTCTCCCCATCCCAAATCGACAAGGACACATTCTAATTCCCTGAGGTGGTCTTTTCTACTTAAGCTTCAGGTGTGGCTGGATCCAGGTACACAGCCAAGAGACCAGTTACTTAaatctcttcattctttcctcttggttggcttcattctcaggcagACTCTCAGTCTGTTGTGTACCTAGCAGTTACAGATTTACATACCAACAACTTTAGTAACTccatcagaaagagagaaagcatacCACTTTCCTAAGAGCTTTAACAAAAATGCCAGGAAAGGCTTTCATTGTCCTGGCTTAGGTCATCTATCTATGCCTGAGCCAATCACTGTAGCTAGGGGCAGGTGGTGTTATGATTGGCAGATCCACATCACATGGCCATCCCTGGTTGGCTCCAACTGAATCTCATGGACTGGAAGTGGGGAGGACATgtgacccaaaatgaaaataggagTGCTGTTAACAGACGAAGGGGGCTGGATGCTGCataggtaggaaggaaggaatgcaGTGATCATGGGAGGAGGTGTTTGAACTGAGACTTACAGGATAGAGAGACTTTTAAAAGAGGAAGATAGGGAATGAGCATCTCAGGTGAAAGGAACAGTGTGAGCAACAgtaaagaggcagagaaaagccTGATATGTTTGGGAAGCAGAGAGTTtcactgtggctggagcagaggatTTGTGTAAACAGTAGcaggaaagagacaaagaaagtaaAATGCTCAGAGATGGGAGGGGCTAGTTTCTGGTATGAATCAAGGGAGAAAGGGAATTGGCACTTGGCCCTGATGGATGCATAGGATTTGGACATGACACCTTATCAGGTTAAGTAATGGTGAAACAGAACAGTggatctgaaaaataaattgcattttaGATTCTGAGAGTGCAAAGAGAATTTCTAGGTTTGAGGCCTGCCTCCATAGTTGTGGGCCACTGCTGCTCCATGGGCTTCAGACTCTTTCTGTATCATAGGCACCTGAGCCTTACCTGAGTCTAAGATATGATCAGATGGGCAAAAACTAAAACACTCcacaaatgttaatttttttgctGACTTAGACCAAAGTTAAAACTGAGTAGCTTTTGTGTTTGCCTCACTTTTGGATTCTAGCCACAGTATGGATAATCAGGGTTGATCAGAAACCAACGGTTATTTTTGAGGAGCGAACACACCTACATGAGCCAGGTCTCCAAAGGCACCATTTCCCCCCATTCCATTGCAGCTTCCAGAGCCAAGTGTCTCTGGCTGGGAATCAAGGAATCTGGGCTTGAGGTCTGGTTCTGCCACTGCCCTACTGTGTGACATGGAGCAAGTGGCTTTTTGTCTGTGGAcctagtgtcctcatctgtagaatagtGGCTGGGACTTGACTGACCTTGGGGTTTCTGTCCAGAGGCTGGGGAGCTAACATAAACATGTGAATGAGGAATGTTAGGGTTTGGGGGAGACTGGAGAGTGAAAGCTAAGCCCAAGGGCATTCCATTTTAAATAGCCCACTGGGGGGCCAAACCACACTGGAATTCAGCCTGGTTCCCCAGTCTGAGATCCCTGGAGGCCTGTCCTAATGCTTAATTCCTGTGACTGATTCCTCTCTAGCCTTTGAGGAAGATCGCTGCTTTGCCCCCTTCCTGGCACATGGCAATGTCACCACCACGGACCCTGAGTACCGCCCAGGGGCACTGGCCACCTTCTCGTGCCTCCCAGGATATGCCCTGGAGCCCCCTGGCCCCCCCAATGCCATCGAATGTGTGGATCCCACAGAACCCCACTGGAACGACACAGAGCCAGCCTGCAAGGGTGAGCCCTCCACCTCCTCAGGACATCCTTCAGTTTACAGACTACCCCCTGAGCTGGGGATCCTAGGAAGGCCGTTCGGGAAGGAGAACCTAGTAAACTCAGGATCAATCCCTGTCCCTTTCAGAGGCTTAGTTTTCTTAGCTGAGTAGTTGATGGGCTTGTTACAGAATTCAGGGGTCATAATCCAAATATCTTCAAGAGCTAAAACTGGAGTTGGGCTAAGTCATGGATTGGGTGGTGATGCTTAGGCTGGAGACTGGGCGGGGTTAGTTAAGACTGGAGCTGGGGATTGGACACAACAGGACTAGGCGTGGCAAGAATCAGGTGGGTAATAGATAATAGGAAACCAGGGAGGCAGTCTGGTGCACACAGTTGGGAGTGGTGAGGATCGTAGCGAAATAGAGACTGCATGCCCACCTGGGTCCTGAATCTGACACCCTTTCTATCCTAGCCATGTGTGGAGGGGAGCTGTCAGAGCCAGCTGGTGTGGTCCTCTCTCCGGATTGGCCCCAGAGCTATAGCCCCGGCCAAGATTGCGTGTGGGGTCTGCATGTCCAGGAAGAGAAGCGCATCTTGCTCCAAGTTGAGATGTATGTTTGGGTACTGCAGAGGGTGCAGTGGGTGTGGGCTCAGCCAAGTGTGGTATGACAATGCACTGGCCTGCATTCTGATCCTGGCTGGCTCGAGCGTCTACACGAGAGTCAGTGAATATATGTTCGGATGAAAGAAGTGGCTAAGGATTCAGGATGGGGGTGTGGGACGTCAGGTAGACCCAGGTACAAATCACTTATTGGTCAGGCAACCTTGGACAAGTAAATGGGGTAATGCAGCCTTCCTCAGGGACTATTGTGAAAAAGGGGCTCTGGTTTGAAGTCTCACTCTTTGGCTGTTTCTGAGGCCCCCCTGGAGTGATTTCCAGGGACCCAGGCCCAAGCTGTTGCATCAGCAGCAGCACACAAGGTGGACATGGGTGTGGGGGAAATCCAGTGAGCTACTTTGGTGTGAGGTGGTCATGTGCCTGGACAGAACCAGAAGTGGGCATGGCTCAAAAAGCATGTATTCAGTTGGGGCCTTGAGTTGGGCTGGGTGGTAATGAGCATGGTCTGTGACTGGTCAGAGCTGGAGCTGAGCCTGTCTGTGCATCACCTGGTGATGGAGGAGGGACTGGGAAGTGGGAGGCGTCAACAATGATCAGGGTTGGGGATTGGGAAGCAGGAACCAGGAGGAGCCACAGACCAAATGGAACCTGGAGCGACTAGCGTGGAGGAGAAGCCCATAATTGATCCAAACTGAGACCTGGGATAGGAGAATGTAGGGTGGGACTGGAGAGTAGGTAAGGTTGCTAATGAGCTGAGTTAGTTATTGGGCAGAACCAGATGGGAGGGGGGCCGATCGTAACCCAGCCCCCATATCTGGTCCCACTCCCTGCAGCTTGAATGTGCGCGAAGGGGATATGCTGACGCTGTTCGACGGGGACGGTCCCAGCGCCCGAGTCCTGGCCCAGCTGCGAGGGCCTCAACCGCGCCGCCGCCTCCTCTCCTCTGGGCCCGACCTCACGCTGCAGTTCCAGGCACCGCCCGGACCCCCAAACCCGGGCCTGGGCCAGGGTTTCGTGTTGCACTTCAAAGGTACCGAGGCCTAGGGTCCCGAGATGAGAAGGGGTCCTGCAGGTCAGAGAGGCCCCCGAGGCTGGAAGGGCGCCCTGGGTCGCAGGACAGCCTCCAAACTCGCCGTCTCTCCCCTGCAGAGGTCCCGAGAAACGACACGTGCCCCGAGCTGCCGCCCCCGGAATGGGGCTGGAGGACGGCTTCCCACGGGGACCTGATCCGGGGCACTGTGCTTACTTATCAGTGCGAGCCTGGCTATGAGCTGCTTGGGTCGGACATTCTCACCTGCCAGTGGGACCTGTCCTGGAGCGCAGCGCCACCCGCCTGCCAAAAGAGTGAGCCCGGGCCCCGCCCCAATCTTCTCGTGGCTCCGCCCCTGCCCACCTGGGTTTCACGGCTCTGCTTGGACTCCGCCCATCCCCTCTGCGCCCCGCCTCCGTATCTTCTTCTTCCCGCCCCTGTTCTGTCTGGACCCATCCCTTCGCTCTAGGTCCTGCCTAGATCTTCCTCAGGCCCCAACCATATGTCCAGTGGGTTCCACTCCTCTGTTCCTCGGTGTCCCGAAACTGTCCCCTCTGGTCCCCACTCTCATCTTCCCAGGGCTGCATCCCTCTCTCTTGCACTGTTCTGGGTCCTGAACCTGGTTCTTCTGGGTTCCTCCCCCATCGtctcctggccctgcctctgcccagtCTGAGTCCCGCCCCCCTGCCCTCGCCGCCCCCACCGCCTGCCCCATCATCTCTTTTCTTGTTCTAGGCCTTGCTCCAGTCTCTCAGTCCCCAACCCTTGACATTATGGGGAGTCACTTTGCAGGGGCCTAGGCTCGTCAGAGAACTCGGTTTATTTTAATTCAGTTATTAAAGTCCCATGATGTGTTGGGGCTGGAGTTATGCGGAGGTGTTGGGGACTCTCCCTACCCTGACAGAGCTCACAGTCTGGGACAGGGACAGATACTTAATTCAGGATATTAGAGTGGTAACCGCTGGGTGACTTCAGGCAAggtacttaacatctctgaggcTTTGGCTTCTTCCTCGGTGAAGTAGGAATAGAGGATtgtgaaaagcaaatgaaaagctttTCACGTTAGTGCCTGGTGCAGGTAAACAATGAGTAAGTAGTAGTTGCTATAAGTATGAAGAAGGGCTGTAGGAAGAGGGGTGGGTTAATTGTCCCAGGCATAGGGCAGGAGATTTCACAGAGAAGGTGACATTCAAAGGAGCTGGGAGAGTTTATCTCTTAGAAGAGCAGAAAGGGGTGGCATCTTGTCACTTCCTCCAAATTTTTGGAAGCCTGTCACCAGGATATGGGATTGTAGGTCTTTCACCTGGCCCCTAGGAGCAACGGTGGGACCAATGAGGGTAAGTTTCAGGAAGCCAGATTTGGACTGGATCCAAGGAAAACTTTCTAGTTGACACAGCTCCCCATCCCTGGAAGGAGTCACAGGATGTCCTGTCTGGAACCCAGACAGCACGGGGCAGGGACAGGAAGGGATGGAAGCGGGGCCCAGAGGGGAGAGGGCGTGGCCCAGCTGCCCAAGACTCAGTAGGGAACCTGCCCAAGGCAGCACATGGAGCCTATAGCTGAGCTGAGACCTAAGTCTCTGAATCTCAGCCCAGTGCTCCCTGGCTGTGACCCTGAACAGTTTCAGCTTTGCCACTCCCTGGCTGAGTGACCATAGACCAGTCATTTGACTGCCCTGAGCCCTGAGCCCCAAGGGAGGTGATAGTGACGCTGACCTCTCGAGATCATCAGGGTATATGATATCATGTTTGTAAAACACTTTAGCGAGGTGCCTTGCACAGGTCTATATATAAGAAATGGCTTTGACTGGGATTCTTCCACAGCGAAGTTGTAAACAAATGCCCGCAGAGGCCAGGCAGGCAATACAAGTGAGCAGAATGGGCTGGGGATGACGGGAATGAGGGGAGCAGGAGGGCTGGGCCCCTCTAAAGAGGGCAGCTGCTCTTCTGCTGATGATTTGCCATGCAGGGCTGACACGGTTGGGATTTAGCTGGTTTGCTCTGGTTGAGTGGTTCAATACTTCAAATTTCACCCTAGGATGGGGGCCCAGGTTGCCCTAAAcgttctgttttctggaagaaacCTGATATGTAAAATACATTGAATTTTAAGTTTTCCAACTCCTGCTCTGTTCATTCTGAGGAAGGAGTGGGAGGTGTGTGCGGAGTGTTGCCCAGAGGAGATGGCCCACGACTCAGGCGTCTCCCAGCTCTAAGCTTCTGGCAGATCTTTTAAGGCCCTGGCTCCCCCTGACTTTGCCCTCCTGCCAACAGTCATGACTTGTGCCGATCCTGGTGAGATCACCAACGGGCACCGCACCACCTCAGATGCCGGCTTTCCTGTTGGCTCCCACGTCCAGTACCGCTGTCTGCCGGGGTACAGCCTGGAGGGGGCGGCCGTGCTTACCTGCTACAGCCGGGACACGGGCACACCCAAGTGGAGCGACCGGGTCCCCAAGTGCGCCTGTGAGTCTGGGGACACCCTAGGACGGGTGGCTGGGTGGCCTGCTCAACGGTGCAGCTGGCCCATGACTGACCTCTTCCTTGCAGTGAAGTATGAGCCGTGCCTGAACCCCGGGGTGCCAGAGAATGGCTATCAGACATTGTACAAGCATCACTACCAGGCTGGCGAGTCTCTGCGCTTCTTCTGCTATGAGGGTTTTGAGCTCATTGGcgaggtcaccatcacctgtGTGCCCGGCCACCCCTCACAGTGGACCAGCCAGCCCCCACTCTGCAAAGGTGCCTgggcaggcagggcaggagggGGCACAGCAGTGTCCAGGATGTGACAGGGCTGGGAAAGTCAGGTAGCAAATTCGAGACCCTGCCGAGCTCCCCATTCACCTCCTATGGGCTCTTATCCTCAGAGGTATAGCCAAAAGCCCTGGAGAAGTTCAAGGTCATGGAATTATCCTAAGGGAAGTAGTAGAGGGGGCTTTGGTTTGGCAGTCCCTTGCCCTCTGGATAGGTCTCAGTTTCTGTATTTTTGACAAATCCTACAGACCTGGTTGGTTTAGACTGCCCAGGGGTCTGGAGGAGGAGGACCGAGGCCCTGCTCTGACTATTCCTCCCCTGTCCCCAAGGGAAGGATCAAGTTTAGGTTGAGCAGAGGGCAGAGAATCCAGGCTGTCCAGCCCAGCCCCACTGGGCTCCCGGCCCTCTAcccagcctccttccctccctggctCAGACCccgtcccctcctcctcctctccctgcagtGGCCTATGAGGAGCTCCTGGACAACCGAAAACTGGAAGGTCAGTGAGGGCACAGGTGGAGACCCAGGCCTGGCCAAGTTGGGAGGGCAAGGCAGAGGCCGGGGGCAGGAGGCCAGGCCCCCGGTGGGGTAAGGCCCAGGGTTCAGGGCCCAGGGCAGGAGGCTTGGAGAGCCCAAGGCTGGGCCCAGCCCCAGATCACtggcctcccctcctccttccagtGACCCAGACCACAGACCCGTCACGGCAGCTAGAGGGTGGGAACCTCGCCTTGGCCATTCTGCTGCCCCTAGGCTTGGTCATCGTCCTCGGCAGTGGCGTTTACATATACTACACCAAGTAAGTACCTAACTCAGGGAGCTGCTGGCCAGGGCAGACGTCCTGCCTGCCTGGCACAGAAGCCCGGGTGAGGGGGGGTTGGGGGCTCACTTCTCGATAAGCCCCTCTATCTCCTTCCTTTCCCAGGCTACAGGGAAAATCCCTCTTCGGCTTCTCAGGCTCCCATTCCTACAGCCCCATCACGGTGGAGTCAGACTTCAGCAATCCACTGTATGAAGCTGGGGTGAGCCCTTCCCCTACCCCTGGAGTGCCACATCCCTCAGCTCCCCTGGGACTCCATAACCTTCTCTCAGGGTCTTTGTAATATCTGTCTTGGGAATTGCAAACTCAGCTGCCTACAAAGGCCACGTCAATGAACAAAGCCAAGTCAGGTGGGCCAATCGGGGGTGGTGAGGGCTGTGACTAACTGGGAAACCTGTACCCCATCTGGTCCGTGGAGGAAACCTAGGCCCAACTGCCAGAGCTTCCAACTGTTCAAGACAATCcagaaatttagatttttatgtGACTTTAAGATACTGTAGGATGAACCAAATACATCCATTGGCCAGATTCAGCCCCATTCCCATCCCATGGTCCCCAAACTCCCAGTGatcaatgttattttaaaaacacagtctTTCCCCTTCCTTGTGGATGCCTCCTCCCATTTTGCTGCCTCCTCCACCTCCATCCCATTCTAGTGACTGATGCCATCTCTCTGTTTCCAGGATACACGAGAGTATGAAGTTTCCATCTGAACACCAAGACTAAGGCTGCAGGACCCAGGACGCCCCTCCTCTCCTCATTCTGGGCAGGAAGGAGTACAGGACCTGGCCTCtggctcccttcctccctgctgtGTAAATAATCTCCTGGTCCCACGAGGGGGCTTTGATGGCCCTGGGGACCCTACAGTAAATAAACCAGCATCCTGTGCCCAAAGCCTCCTCTTCTCAGTTGCCAAACAAGGGGCCTGCCGCCCACTCACTCTACCCGCTTTTGGACCCTAGGAGGGGAAATCAGCCCCTGATGCAACTCCTGGGGCCCCTCCAGCCCAGGGCATCCCACAAGGACTACCCAAGAGCTCTGCTGTTCCCTTGGTCATGAAGGCTCTGCGCTTCCCAGATGCTCTGTCCCCGGGCCTAACCTCTGACCCTTGGAGGGTCAGAAGAAGAGGGATGAAGGGGAGAGCTGGGACAAGGCCCCTACCCCCTTCCTGCCATGTCCCCTACCCACAGTCTCCCCACCTTTGcttctggatttttgtttttgagcAATAAACAGAAAATCTCCGTTTGTAACTGGGCTGGTGGGGTGTGGGAAGGTGGGTCACAGAGCACTGGagacggtgatggtggcctctctGGAaagagggctggggagaggggaacaCTTGGGGAAAAAGATGTAAATTTAAGATTGCAGACAGGGCAGTGTTGAAGGGGCTGGCCTGGGGTCAAAAAGCCTGACTTTAGGCTCAGCCTCTGGAGGACCAGCTGGGCCCACTCCTGGCCTCAGCAGTCTCTCCACAGGGCTTGGCGTTTCCAGGCTCTTCTAGCTGGGCGATAAATGACAGTAGCTGCCTCTCCTCCTTCAGTGTTTGGCAGGTGACAAACAGCGCTCAATTTGTTTCATGACCAGTTGACCTAAAAGTCAACCCCCTTTTGAGAAATCTTGTACCCATCCAAGTGtaccattttttcccccaatctttttggcatttatttatttatttttggccgcgttgggtcttcgttgctacgcgtgggcttttctctagttgtggcgagcagcgGCTACTTTgtttggtgtgcgggcttctcattgcggtagcttctcttgttgcagagcacgggctctaggcgcacgggcttccgtagttgtggctcgtgggctctagagcgcaggctcagtagttgtggcacacgggcttagttgctctgcggcacgtggaatcttccccgaccagggctcgaacccgtgtcctctgcactggcaggcaaattcttaaccactgcgccaccagggaagtcctttttggCATTTTAAGCATATTTGCTGTTACGTGTCTACCAAGCATTACATTTGCAGCTTTTCATAAACAATGAGCTTGTTTGGTTTCCCATGGGTGTCCTTTTCTACTTTACTTTTGAACGTTATAGGGAATTTAcagcctgtttgtttgttttctgcattgggtcctcgttgctgcgcgctggctctctctagttgtggcgagcgggggctgctcttcgttgaggtgcttgggcctctcattgcagtggcttctcttgttgcagagcatgggctctaggagcgtgggcttcagtaattctggcacagtagttgtggctcgagggctctagagcgcaggctcagtagttgtggcgcatgggcttagttgctccaccgcatgtgggatcttcctggaccagggctcgaacccgtgtcccctgcattggcaggtggattcttaaccactgtgccaccagggacgcctCAGCCTGTTTGTCTTAAAGTCTTTCTCCAAATCAACTGAATTttccttaattaaaaatttttaattaaatataatgaaacatttttaGGACACTCAAAAGAGGATTGGATTTTAGAACACGAGGCAAACTGATCTTGATAATAGCCTAagtttttttggcatttattctgtgccaggcattgtgatgAGCACTTTGTATGCATTATGCTTTTAACTCTCACAAGGCCCTTGTGAGACGGGgacaattattcccatttttcagataaggaaacagaggctgggAGATGTGAACTGACTTCCTTAGGAGGCTCCAATAAGTGGCCAGACTGGGATTTAAATGCAAACGTCACAAAGCCTACTGCACTGCCTTCTGGTTAGTAACAGGCATGATGTGTTCCATAGCCATGCGGCTCCAAAACGTGGAGGGGAGACCTCAACACTGACACTGGTGGCCAGGGTGGCTCCTCAGAAGAAGAGGCGGACCCTCTAAGATGCCACAGGCACCTTAAGGTGCTGGAGTTTGGCTGGGAGGCTGGATCTGGACCCATGAACTCATCTCTTCCAACAGGTTGATGGATAATAGGTTGATATCTGCCTGAATTAAAGccattccaggggcttccctggtggcacagtggttaagaatccacctgccaatgcaggggacacgggttcgagccttggtccaggaagatcccacatgccatggagcaataagcccgtgcgctacaactactgagcctgtgctctagagcccgcgagccacaactactgaagcccacgcgcctagagcccatgctccacaacaagagaagccaccgcaatgcgaagcctgcacaccacaacgaagagtagcccccgctctccacaactagagaaagccagcgcgcagcaatgaagacccaacgcagccataaataaataaataaataaataaatttatttaaaaaaaaaaaaaagcattccaggggaattccctggtggtccagtggttaagactctgcgtttccactgcaggggggtgccggtttgatccttggtctgggaagtaagatcccacatgccacatggtgctgcgaaaaaaaaaaaaaaattaaaaaagaaaaatcactcaaaaagaaaaaacagccaTTCCAATAATATGcccaagaaactaacacaccattgtaaagcaattatactccaatagatgtttaaaaaaaaaaaaaaaaggaataggaacattgtaaaacaattatactccagtaaagatgatttaaaaaaaaaaaggaataggaaataaataaaataatacgcCCACATATCTGGCAAAAAGGAGGAGGGGCACGCCTCCCACATCACCCCACAGAGAGCACTGCCCagcctgggaggagggaaggatctCTGTCACTTtattaaagtttttgatttctggtGGCGTCCTTGCTAGCTGAGGGTGGAGGTGTGTGATGGTTCCAGAACCCTTTGGAGGCTTCAGGGGTGATGTTGCTCATGACCAGGAATCGCCCCAAAACCGAACTGTTGAATGAGTTGTGAAAGAAGAGCTTTGATGCATGTTCTAGAGGAACAGAGCGGGGGGAGGGCACGAGAGGCCAAGAGCAGCACCAGAGTTGGGATCACCCTCCAGATGTCAAGCTGCTACGCAGAGCTCCCTAGAAAAGAATAAGAGTCTTTCGACTTTAGATTCAAGGTTCAtgtctttttatctttccatCCTTCACCTATCCATCCAACCCCTATCCCCCATCCatctatttatccatccaccATTCCCcacctatccatctatccatccacccaccattctcttccatccatccatccatccacaaatCTACCCATCATTCCCTATTCATAacagacactcaataaacatttgctgagacttccctggtggcgcagtggttaagaatccgcctgccaatgcaggggacacgggttcgaggcctggtccgggaagatcccacatgccgcggagcaactaagcccgtgcgccacaactactgaacctgcgctctagagcctgcgagccgcaactactgagcccacgtg
It includes:
- the SEZ6L2 gene encoding seizure 6-like protein 2 isoform X9 encodes the protein MRTPRAQHPPPPQLLFLILLSCPWIQGLPLKEEEALPEPGNETPTVAPEALAELLHGALLRRGPEMGYLPGSDPDPTLATPPAGQTLAAPSLPRATEPGTGPLTTAVTPKGGRGAGPTAPELLTPPPGTTTPPLPGPASPGPPLGPEGGEEETTTTIITTTTVTTTVTSPAYLLSCGFPPRPAHGDVSVTDLHPGGTATFHCDSGYQLQGEETLICLNGTRPAWSSEPPSCMASCGGTIHNATLGRIVSPEPGGAAGPNLTCRWVIEAAEGRRLHLHFERVSLDEDNDRLMVRSGGSPLSPVIYDSDMDDVPERGLISDAQSLYVELLSETPANPLLLSLRFEAFEEDRCFAPFLAHGNVTTTDPEYRPGALATFSCLPGYALEPPGPPNAIECVDPTEPHWNDTEPACKAMCGGELSEPAGVVLSPDWPQSYSPGQDCVWGLHVQEEKRILLQVEILNVREGDMLTLFDGDGPSARVLAQLRGPQPRRRLLSSGPDLTLQFQAPPGPPNPGLGQGFVLHFKEVPRNDTCPELPPPEWGWRTASHGDLIRGTVLTYQCEPGYELLGSDILTCQWDLSWSAAPPACQKIMTCADPGEITNGHRTTSDAGFPVGSHVQYRCLPGYSLEGAAVLTCYSRDTGTPKWSDRVPKCALKYEPCLNPGVPENGYQTLYKHHYQAGESLRFFCYEGFELIGEVTITCVPGHPSQWTSQPPLCKVTQTTDPSRQLEGGNLALAILLPLGLVIVLGSGVYIYYTKLQGKSLFGFSGSHSYSPITVESDFSNPLYEAGDTREYEVSI
- the SEZ6L2 gene encoding seizure 6-like protein 2 isoform X6; the encoded protein is MRTPRAQHPPPPQLLFLILLSCPWIQGLPLKEEEALPEPGNETPTVAPEALAELLHGALLRRGPEMGYLPGPPLGPEGGEEETTTTIITTTTVTTTVTSPVLCNNNISEGEGHVESPDLGSAASRTLGLLDCTYSIHVYPGYGIEIQVQTLNLSREEELLVLAGGGSPGLAPRLLANSSMLGEGQVLRSPTNRLLLHFQSPRVPRGGGFRIHYQAYLLSCGFPPRPAHGDVSVTDLHPGGTATFHCDSGYQLQGEETLICLNGTRPAWSSEPPSCMASCGGTIHNATLGRIVSPEPGGAAGPNLTCRWVIEAAEGRRLHLHFERVSLDEDNDRLMVRSGGSPLSPVIYDSDMDDVPERGLISDAQSLYVELLSETPANPLLLSLRFEAFEEDRCFAPFLAHGNVTTTDPEYRPGALATFSCLPGYALEPPGPPNAIECVDPTEPHWNDTEPACKAMCGGELSEPAGVVLSPDWPQSYSPGQDCVWGLHVQEEKRILLQVEILNVREGDMLTLFDGDGPSARVLAQLRGPQPRRRLLSSGPDLTLQFQAPPGPPNPGLGQGFVLHFKEVPRNDTCPELPPPEWGWRTASHGDLIRGTVLTYQCEPGYELLGSDILTCQWDLSWSAAPPACQKIMTCADPGEITNGHRTTSDAGFPVGSHVQYRCLPGYSLEGAAVLTCYSRDTGTPKWSDRVPKCALKYEPCLNPGVPENGYQTLYKHHYQAGESLRFFCYEGFELIGEVTITCVPGHPSQWTSQPPLCKVAYEELLDNRKLEVTQTTDPSRQLEGGNLALAILLPLGLVIVLGSGVYIYYTKLQGKSLFGFSGSHSYSPITVESDFSNPLYEAGDTREYEVSI